One segment of Papaver somniferum cultivar HN1 unplaced genomic scaffold, ASM357369v1 unplaced-scaffold_81, whole genome shotgun sequence DNA contains the following:
- the LOC113345552 gene encoding indole-3-acetic acid-amido synthetase GH3.6-like isoform X1: MSSSKTPVSTSSIADIRISTSNDDYYDDERYEKALQYIEEVTTHADEIQKRVLSQILSINQNVEYLQRHCLSGHTDLETFKKLIPVITYEDLKPDIDRILANGNTDSPPILCQHPISKFFRSSGTSSGVWKSIPTTEDDAERRSFFRSLIMPIIRQKVPDLDKGKVMYLIFVNPQVNTPGGITLNAASTSFFKSSYFLKEFNEDPYYNYTSPIETMFCEDSYQSMYSQLLCGLYYSNEVLRLGAPNGSGLVQAIRFLQENWTILCNDIRTGSITNVKITDPSVLEAVLKVLKPNPKLAEFIETECKRDESWKGIIARLWPNAKYIKTTVTGSTMSHFIPTIDSYSNGLPIVSIRYTSSECYLGLNLNPLCKPNEVSYTLIPTMGYFEFIPVDDHEKQQHPELVDLANVKLGQEYEIVVTTYAGLYRYRVGDVLRVAGFKNNAPQFNFMRRKDALLSIETDKTNEVELQNAVQKAAKHLVEFNLSLVDYTSYSDRSTIPGHYVLFWELQWPNNNDIVRATSSVFEQCCLTAEESLGTEYRHLRNQSHKSSIGPLEIRIVEKGTFKKLMDYATTIGGAAVHQYKTPRSVKLAPILELLNSRVVSNYISPKCPSSELQRINQHDHP; encoded by the exons ATGTCTTCATCCAAAACTCCGGTAAGCACATCATCTATAGCAGATATTCGTATCAGTACTAGTAATGATGATTATTATGACGACGAGAGGTATGAGAAGGCACTCCAATACATTGAAGAAGTCACAACCCATGCAGATGAGATTCAGAAAAGGGTACTTTCACAAATACTATCCATTAATCAAAATGTTGAGTACTTACAACGACATTGTTTAAGCGGGCATACAGACCTTGAGACGTTCAAGAAGTTGATTCCTGTTATTACTTATGAAGATCTCAAACCTGACATTGATCGTATTCTCGCTAATGGAAATACTGATTCACCACCCATCCTCTGCCAACACCCTATTTCTAAGTTCTTTAGAAG CTCAGGAACTTCATCCGGAGTGTGGAAAAGCATACCAACAACAGAAGATGATGCCGAGAGGAGATCCTTTTTTAGAAGCCTTATAATGCCAATCATACGCCAAAAGGTTCCTGATTTAGACAAAGGAAAAGTAATGTATCTGATTTTTGTAAATCCACAAGTTAATACACCAGGAGGTATAACACTTaatgcagcaagtacaagtttcTTCAAAAGTTCATATTTTCTAAAAGAGTTCAATGAGGATCCTTATTATAACTATACTAGCCCTATTGAAACCATGTTTTGCGAAGATTCTTACCAAAGTATGTACTCTCAATTGCTGTGTGGGCTCTATTATAGTAATGAAGTTCTTCGATTAGGTGCACCAAACGGTTCTGGTCTGGTTCAAGCCATCCGGTTCTTGCAAGAAAATTGGACCATTCTATGTAATGACATCCGGACAGGAAGTATTACAAATGTGAAAATTACAGACCCTTCAGTGCTAGAGGCAGTTTTGAAGGTACTTAAACCAAACCCCAAACTTGCAGAATTTATAGAAACTGAGTGCAAGAGAGATGAATCATGGAAAGGGATCATAGCAAGGTTATGGCCTAATGCTAAATACATAAAGACTACTGTAACAGGATCAACCATGTCGCATTTCATCCCAACCATAGATTCTTACAGCAACGGTCTCCCGATTGTTAGTATTCGGTATACGTCTTCCGAGTGTTACTTAGGTCTTAACCTTAATCCTCTGTGTAAACCTAACGAAGTATCCTACACCCTTATACCTACTATGGGATATTTCGAATTCATACCGGTTGATGATCATGAGAAGCAACAACATCCGGAACTAGTTGATTTGGCAAATGTTAAGCTCGGACAGGAATATGAGATTGTTGTCACCACTTATGCTG GGCTATACCGATATAGAGTTGGAGATGTGCTAAGAGTTGCAGGGTTCAAAAATAATGCTCCACAGTTTAATTTCATGCGGAGAAAAGATGCACTTTTAAGCATTGAAACTGACAAGACAAATGAAGTCGAGCTCCAAAATGCAGTGCAAAAGGCCGCTAAACATCTCGTTGAGTTCAATCTATCTCTTGTTGATTACACTAGTTATTCTGATAGATCTACTATTCCAGGACATTATGTCCTCTTTTGGGAGCTGCAATGGCCAAACAACAACGATATCGTCAGAGCCACATCATCGGTGTTTGAGCAATGTTGTCTCACAGCAGAAGAATCCCTCGGTACTGAATACCGTCATCTTCGTAATCAAAGTCATAAAAGTTCCATCGGACCTCTTGAGATAAGAATAGTCGAGAAGGGAACTTTTAAGAAGTTGATGGATTATGCGACCACTATAGGAGGTGCAGCAGTTCATCAGTATAAGACACCACGAAGTGTGAAACTTGCTCCCATTCTTGAGCTTCTCAACTCCAGAGTTGTTTCGAACTACATCAGTCCAAAATGCCCGTCTTCAGAGTTGCAGAGAATTAATCAGCATGATCATCCATGA
- the LOC113345552 gene encoding indole-3-acetic acid-amido synthetase GH3.6-like isoform X2: MKISNLTLIVFSLMEILIHHPSSANTLFLSSLEGTSSGVWKSIPTTEDDAERRSFFRSLIMPIIRQKVPDLDKGKVMYLIFVNPQVNTPGGITLNAASTSFFKSSYFLKEFNEDPYYNYTSPIETMFCEDSYQSMYSQLLCGLYYSNEVLRLGAPNGSGLVQAIRFLQENWTILCNDIRTGSITNVKITDPSVLEAVLKVLKPNPKLAEFIETECKRDESWKGIIARLWPNAKYIKTTVTGSTMSHFIPTIDSYSNGLPIVSIRYTSSECYLGLNLNPLCKPNEVSYTLIPTMGYFEFIPVDDHEKQQHPELVDLANVKLGQEYEIVVTTYAGLYRYRVGDVLRVAGFKNNAPQFNFMRRKDALLSIETDKTNEVELQNAVQKAAKHLVEFNLSLVDYTSYSDRSTIPGHYVLFWELQWPNNNDIVRATSSVFEQCCLTAEESLGTEYRHLRNQSHKSSIGPLEIRIVEKGTFKKLMDYATTIGGAAVHQYKTPRSVKLAPILELLNSRVVSNYISPKCPSSELQRINQHDHP; the protein is encoded by the exons ATGAAGATCTCAAACCTGACATTGATCGTATTCTCGCTAATGGAAATACTGATTCACCACCCATCCTCTGCCAACACCCTATTTCTAAGTTCTTTAGAAG GAACTTCATCCGGAGTGTGGAAAAGCATACCAACAACAGAAGATGATGCCGAGAGGAGATCCTTTTTTAGAAGCCTTATAATGCCAATCATACGCCAAAAGGTTCCTGATTTAGACAAAGGAAAAGTAATGTATCTGATTTTTGTAAATCCACAAGTTAATACACCAGGAGGTATAACACTTaatgcagcaagtacaagtttcTTCAAAAGTTCATATTTTCTAAAAGAGTTCAATGAGGATCCTTATTATAACTATACTAGCCCTATTGAAACCATGTTTTGCGAAGATTCTTACCAAAGTATGTACTCTCAATTGCTGTGTGGGCTCTATTATAGTAATGAAGTTCTTCGATTAGGTGCACCAAACGGTTCTGGTCTGGTTCAAGCCATCCGGTTCTTGCAAGAAAATTGGACCATTCTATGTAATGACATCCGGACAGGAAGTATTACAAATGTGAAAATTACAGACCCTTCAGTGCTAGAGGCAGTTTTGAAGGTACTTAAACCAAACCCCAAACTTGCAGAATTTATAGAAACTGAGTGCAAGAGAGATGAATCATGGAAAGGGATCATAGCAAGGTTATGGCCTAATGCTAAATACATAAAGACTACTGTAACAGGATCAACCATGTCGCATTTCATCCCAACCATAGATTCTTACAGCAACGGTCTCCCGATTGTTAGTATTCGGTATACGTCTTCCGAGTGTTACTTAGGTCTTAACCTTAATCCTCTGTGTAAACCTAACGAAGTATCCTACACCCTTATACCTACTATGGGATATTTCGAATTCATACCGGTTGATGATCATGAGAAGCAACAACATCCGGAACTAGTTGATTTGGCAAATGTTAAGCTCGGACAGGAATATGAGATTGTTGTCACCACTTATGCTG GGCTATACCGATATAGAGTTGGAGATGTGCTAAGAGTTGCAGGGTTCAAAAATAATGCTCCACAGTTTAATTTCATGCGGAGAAAAGATGCACTTTTAAGCATTGAAACTGACAAGACAAATGAAGTCGAGCTCCAAAATGCAGTGCAAAAGGCCGCTAAACATCTCGTTGAGTTCAATCTATCTCTTGTTGATTACACTAGTTATTCTGATAGATCTACTATTCCAGGACATTATGTCCTCTTTTGGGAGCTGCAATGGCCAAACAACAACGATATCGTCAGAGCCACATCATCGGTGTTTGAGCAATGTTGTCTCACAGCAGAAGAATCCCTCGGTACTGAATACCGTCATCTTCGTAATCAAAGTCATAAAAGTTCCATCGGACCTCTTGAGATAAGAATAGTCGAGAAGGGAACTTTTAAGAAGTTGATGGATTATGCGACCACTATAGGAGGTGCAGCAGTTCATCAGTATAAGACACCACGAAGTGTGAAACTTGCTCCCATTCTTGAGCTTCTCAACTCCAGAGTTGTTTCGAACTACATCAGTCCAAAATGCCCGTCTTCAGAGTTGCAGAGAATTAATCAGCATGATCATCCATGA